The Streptomyces sp. A2-16 sequence CTCGCGGCCGACAACTCCGTCAGCTCCGTGGAACAGACCGGCCTCATGCCCGTCGTCAGCGCCGGTGACTCGCTCGCCGAGCAGATCGACGCCCAGGCCGTCGCCCAGGAGCGGGCCGCCGCGCAGAAGAAGGCGGCCGAGGAGGCCAGGCGCAAGGCCGAGGCGCGGGCCAAGGAGATCCGCGAGGCCAAGGAGCGCGCCGCCCGCGAGGCCGAGCGCAAGCGCCTCAACGCCTTCGTCGCCCCGATCTCCGGCTCCTACATCTCCACCGGCTACAAGAGCGGCGGCTCCCTGTGGTCGTCCGGCAGCCACACCGGTGTCGACTTCCACGCCGCGAGCGGCACCTCGGTCCACGCGGTCGGCCGCGGCACGGTCGTGGAGGCCGGCTGGGGCGGGTCGTACGGCAACAACATCGTGATCAGGATGGCCGACGGCACGTACACCCAGTACGGCCACCTGTCGTCCATCGGCGTCTCGGTCGGCCAGTCGGTCACCCCCGGCCAGCAGATCGGCGTCTCCGGCGCGACCGGCAACGTCACCGGCCCGCACCTGCACTTCGAGGCGCGCACCACGCCCGAGTACGGCTCGGACATCGACCCTGTCGCCTACCTGCGTTCGCACGGCGTGAACCTCTGACGGTCCCACCGCGCGATCTTTGCGAGACCCCGGCTCCCCGAGCCGGGGTTTCGTCGTTTCCACGGCCCTGTTGTCCAAAAAATATCCCCGGATTCCGGTCCGGCGTCGGAAATTCCCGCTCATTGCAATAGAGTCACTGAACACACGTCAATCGGCGACGTTTCACGGGGATTAAGACGGAGGTCGGACATGCGTATTCCGGCGCACTCGGTATGCACGGCGATCCGGGACGACATCGTCGCCGGTGTCTACGAGCGCGGCAGCCGGCTCACCGAGGAACTCCTCGCCCGCCGCTACGGCGTCTCCCGCGTCCCCGTCCGCGAGGCCCTGCGGACGCTGGAGGCCGAGGGCTTCGTGGTGACGCGGCGGCACGCGGGCGCGTGCGTGGCCGAACCGACCGAGCAGGAGGGCGCCGACCTCCTGGAGATGCGCATGCTCCTGGAACCGCTCGGTGCCTCCCGGGCCGCCCAGCGGCGCACCGAGGCCCATCTGAAGGTGCTGCGCGGCCTGGTCCGGCTGGGCCAGGAGCGGGCCAGGCGGGGCAACAGCGACGATCTGCGCTCGTTGGGGGGCTGGTTCCACGAGACGCTCGCGCAGGCCGCCGGCAGCCCCGCCCTGACCTCGATGCTGACCCAGCTGCGGCACAAGATCGCCTGGATGTACGCGGTGGACGCGCCGGCCGACCCCGTGGAGTCCTGGGCGGAGCACGGCGCGATCGTGGACGCGGTGGCCCGCGGCGACGGAGAGCGCGCGCGGGCGATCACGGCGCTGCACACCGAACGCTCGGGCGCGGTGCACCGGCTCCGATTCGTCGCCGGGCCGGACCGCGCGGACCGTGTGAGGACCTCGCAACATCCTGTAAACGTGACGGGTGTGCGGCATTAACACGGGCGCCGTATACAAAGAGGAGTAATTCGCGGGGCGGTATTTCTGCTGCCCATTCAAAGGGAAAAGCGAAGGGCCCGCCCGATAATTCGGACGAGCCCTCCGGTGCTTTTCAGGGCACCCGTTCTCAGACGGTCTCGGGAAGCTCCTCGAGCCCCTCGGCGACCAGCTTCGCGAGCCGGTCGAGGGCCACGTCCGCGCCCTCGGCGTCGGAGGCGAGGACGATCTCCTCGCCGCCCTGTGCGCCCAGGCCGAGCACGGCCAGCATGGAGGCCGCGTTGACGGGGTTGCCGTCGGCCTTGGCGATCGTCACCGGGATACCTGCGGCCGTGGCGGCCCGGACGAAGATGGAAGCGGGGCGGGCGTGGAGGCCCTCGGCCCAGCCGACGTTGACGCGGCGCTCAGCCATGTGATGCTGCCCTTCGGTGTTCAGGGTTGTCTAGACCAGTTTCCCACACGTGAAGCGTCTCCGGACAGGACCCGAAGTCCCGTCCGGGGTGAGTGGTCGGACCGCGGCCTCGGCCCGACTTCCGTCCTTGTGCCCTCTTGCGCGTTCTCCACAGACTGCCTCGCGCCGTTGTCGTACGCGAGCCGTACTCTGGGGCCCATGCAGAGCGCGTCGGACCGGCACGAGTACCCCGCCCACTGGGAGGCCGACGTGGTGCTGCGCGACGGCGGCACCGCGCGCATCAGGCCCATCACCGTCGACGACGCCGATCGCCTGGTCAGCTTCTACGAGCAGGTGTCGGACGAGTCGAAGTACTACCGCTTCTTCGCGCCCTACCCACGACTGTCCGCCAAGGACGTCCACCGCTTCACGCACCACGACTTTGTGGACCGGGTGGGACTCGCCGCCACGGTCGGAGGCGAGTTCATCGCCACCGTACGCTACGACCGCATCGGCGCCGACGGCATGCCCGCCTCCGCCCCCGCCGACGAGGCCGAGGTCGCCTTCCTCGTGCAGGACGCCCACCAGGGGCGCGGCGTGGCCTCTGCCCTCCTCGAACACATCGGGGCCGTCGCCCGCGAGCGCGGCATCAGGCGCTTCGCCGCCGAGGTGCTGCCCGCCAACGTCAAGATGATCAAGGTGTTCACCGACGCCGGGTACACCCAGAAGCGCAGCTTCGAGGACGGCGTCGTACGCCTGGAGTTCGACCTGGAGCCCACCGACCGCTCGCTCGCCGTGCAGTACGCGCGCGAGCAGCGTGCCGAGTCGCGGTCCGTGCAGCGGCTGCTCACCCCCGGCTCCGTCGCCGTCGTAGGAGTGGGCCGCACCCCGGGCGGGGTGGGCCGCAGCGTGCTCGGCAACATCAGGGACTACGGCTTCGGCGGCCGTCTGTACGCCGTGAACAAGGCGTTCCCCGAGGAGCAGAAGGAGCTCGACGGGATCCCGGCGCACCGCTCGGTGCGCGACATCGACGGCCCCGTCGACCTCGCGGTCGTCGCCGTGCCGGCCGAGCAGGTCCCCGAGGTCGTCGCCGAGTGCGGGGCCCACGGAGTGCAGGGACTCGTCGTGCTCTCCGCCGGGTACGCCGAGAGCGGCCCCGAAGGACGCGAGCGCCAGCGCGAACTCGTGCGGCACGCGCGCGCGTACGGCATGCGGATCATCGGCCCGAACGCCTTCGGCATCATCAACACCAACCCCGACGTCCGGCTCAACGCCTCCCTGGCCCCCGAGACCCCCCGCCCCGGCAGGATCGGCCTGTTCGCCCAGTCCGGCGCCATCGGCATCGCCCTGCTCTCCCGGCTGCACCGGCGCGGCGGCGGCGTCACCGGCGTGACCGGCGTCTCCACCTTCGTCTCCTCCGGCAACCGCGCGGACGTCTCCGGCAACGACGTCCTGCAGTACTGGTACGACGACCCGGACACCGACGTCGTCCTCATGTATCTGGAGTCCATCGGCAACCCCCGCAAGTTCACCCGCCTCGCCCGGCGCACGGCCGCCGCGAAACCGCTGGTCGTCGTGCAGGGCTCGGGCACCACCCCGCAGGGCCACGCCGTCCGCGCCACGCGCCTGCCGCACGCCACGGTGTCCGCACTGCTCCGGCAGGCCGGAGTCATCCGCGTGGACACCATCACCGAACTCGTGGACACCGGCCTGCTGCTCGCCCGCCAGCCGCTGCCCACCGGTCCCAA is a genomic window containing:
- a CDS encoding M23 family metallopeptidase, translated to MAFTCATGKHRRPSRMKRTTARAAGVAALATTGVIGTIAAPALAADNSVSSVEQTGLMPVVSAGDSLAEQIDAQAVAQERAAAQKKAAEEARRKAEARAKEIREAKERAAREAERKRLNAFVAPISGSYISTGYKSGGSLWSSGSHTGVDFHAASGTSVHAVGRGTVVEAGWGGSYGNNIVIRMADGTYTQYGHLSSIGVSVGQSVTPGQQIGVSGATGNVTGPHLHFEARTTPEYGSDIDPVAYLRSHGVNL
- a CDS encoding GntR family transcriptional regulator, encoding MRIPAHSVCTAIRDDIVAGVYERGSRLTEELLARRYGVSRVPVREALRTLEAEGFVVTRRHAGACVAEPTEQEGADLLEMRMLLEPLGASRAAQRRTEAHLKVLRGLVRLGQERARRGNSDDLRSLGGWFHETLAQAAGSPALTSMLTQLRHKIAWMYAVDAPADPVESWAEHGAIVDAVARGDGERARAITALHTERSGAVHRLRFVAGPDRADRVRTSQHPVNVTGVRH
- a CDS encoding HPr family phosphocarrier protein, which gives rise to MAERRVNVGWAEGLHARPASIFVRAATAAGIPVTIAKADGNPVNAASMLAVLGLGAQGGEEIVLASDAEGADVALDRLAKLVAEGLEELPETV
- a CDS encoding bifunctional GNAT family N-acetyltransferase/acetate--CoA ligase family protein — protein: MQSASDRHEYPAHWEADVVLRDGGTARIRPITVDDADRLVSFYEQVSDESKYYRFFAPYPRLSAKDVHRFTHHDFVDRVGLAATVGGEFIATVRYDRIGADGMPASAPADEAEVAFLVQDAHQGRGVASALLEHIGAVARERGIRRFAAEVLPANVKMIKVFTDAGYTQKRSFEDGVVRLEFDLEPTDRSLAVQYAREQRAESRSVQRLLTPGSVAVVGVGRTPGGVGRSVLGNIRDYGFGGRLYAVNKAFPEEQKELDGIPAHRSVRDIDGPVDLAVVAVPAEQVPEVVAECGAHGVQGLVVLSAGYAESGPEGRERQRELVRHARAYGMRIIGPNAFGIINTNPDVRLNASLAPETPRPGRIGLFAQSGAIGIALLSRLHRRGGGVTGVTGVSTFVSSGNRADVSGNDVLQYWYDDPDTDVVLMYLESIGNPRKFTRLARRTAAAKPLVVVQGSGTTPQGHAVRATRLPHATVSALLRQAGVIRVDTITELVDTGLLLARQPLPTGPKVAILGNSESLGLLTYDACVAEGLRPSTPLDLTTSAAPEDFHAALARALADDSYDAVIVTAIPAVGEGTVGDAALAEALSSAAKQVPGKPVLVVHVELGGLAEALSAAASTAPQAAAGPPKIRADHPFRALDRLRATPAPAEPPAPGDDRLIPAYPAAERAVRALADVVQYAQWRREAAEPGRVPEYENIDEKGAAALIDGLLTRGQGLTLGAEETCELLGTYGIEVHRALPAATADAAVRAAATLGYPVALKATAPHLRHRADLGGVRLDLADEEQLRRAYTELTELFGTPDELRPVVQRMAPRGVDTVIRAVIDPAAGAVLSFGLAGAASQLLGDTAHRLIPVTDREATSLVRSIRTAPLLFGWRGSTPVDTPALEELLLRVSRLVDDHPEVVAVTLEPVVVAQRGLSVLGASVRLAPPPARDDLGPRTLPAY